The nucleotide sequence GTGCATTTTTACGAGCTAAATGTTTGAAGAGATAATATATGTTTGAAAGAGAATGAATATATATACTGGCCCCTGCATGATTACCCTTTGTTATTACAGTTAATATAAAACATGAATTCAGTGTGTGTACAGTTCTACGTTGCTGCTATGTCAAGATTGTAGGCATTATTCGCTCCTATAGGCTTAATTTCCCCTTTGATTTGACAAGTTATACTTCCTGGGGAGATATAACTCTTTTCCCTGAATACATTTTCCATATAATAAGAACCACAGTTTTTCACAGTAACCTCGTTTTTTTGACATTATTCGATCACTTCTGTTGGATTTTGTACGATCTATTTCTGCACTCATTTTGGCATGAAAAGTAAACAATGCCATTTTAAAGGCATGACTTTGAAAGTATTTCGCCTCAATTGTTGCATCGTACAATTTGTATCAGCACATGTACAAAACATGCTAACAAGCAGGCACATATGCAGACAAGGCAGTAGGTTCTGGCTAAGAATCGTCCGTAAACTTGGGGATCTCGGTTCCTGGTATTGGACCGTAATCCCCGGTGACGCAGCAGCACACAGAGGATCTGTGTGCTCGTTGTGCTTCTCTCAGCATCCTCAACAATAGAAGCTGCTTCTTGTTTGTCTCAAGGAGTCGGGGTTAATTAACCACCCGGGGATGTCAGAAGTTGCTGACCTTTCAGAAAGCCAGTTTGCTCTGAATGGAGGGGAATCATAGATGTTCTCCTGGATGACAACATGAATGCAATTATTGCTCGACCCCAGCAGAATTATGGGTCAGTTTCTCCTGCAGTGGAGGCTCAAATTTGGTTGATTTGACAAAAACCTCTTACCTTTCCTGTCTTCTTTTCCTCTCAGCCTGTGGTCTTCGGTTCTCGGTACTCTTATTCAGTCAAAAAGACGCTGTGTGTTTTTACTACAGCTCCCACTGCGCTGCTCCATCTATCGTTTTAATGTTCCTGCCGTCCCGCTGAGATCAAACACGGTCGCCACCTCTGCTCCTTCACCCCCCGTGACGACTGCCAGGAGCCTCTGGTCGTTATCCCGCCATAGGATGTCTTACCTGGGTTTACTAGCCTCATAGGAAGAAGACTGTCTTCTATTAACAGCACCCATATAGATCCTATAAAGTAGTGAGGATCAGGTTTTACTTTCACCCACAGCATCTTTGACACAAACACTAAATTATGTTTGAACCCTCTGCACATAGGGACTAATAAAAGCACTTTGTTGCCTTCCTTTGAGCTCAAATTGCTTAAAATATCAATTACAATTTGGTAATATCAGGGGAAAATACCACCCAAAAATTcagtaaataataaaaaatgtctTCTTGCTTATATCCTACTTTTCCCCATCATATTTATAAAGGACTGCCTTCCTATGCATTCACCTCGCTCCTGGTATTCGTTAAAAATCGGTCCAATCAAGCTTAACGAGGCAGGAGGCTTAACGAGGCTTAACGAGGCACCGaggagcagcgggaccggcctCATTAGGAGACGCTTGTGAGGGTCCAACCAGCAGAGAGGATGTGGGGAATCGGTTAATAGAGGAACCACCCCAGAACTGAGTTCATTCCTTATTTCTTTTAATATATAATCAGCGATTTTTCAGACATATTCCAGAGCTACCGTGCTGATTAGTAATCAGGGATGGATGCCGGGTTGCAACGATAATATGTGATCATGACTGACGTGTCGTAGCTCATTAAATcacattattattttattatctgcAGCTGTGTTTCCATGGTGTGATAAATGATGCCTCAAGCTGATTTAACATGTTACAGCTTCATACTTATAGCACTTTCAATCACTGTTCATATAGATTGACAATGTTGATATAGCCTGCTGTTAATCAGTTAATAATCAATTACAATATGCTTAACTTTTCCTTAGTTGCAGGTTCTCACGAAAGAACGAATAATCCCACTCATATAGTACCGACTGCTTTAGGCACTGACACCACAATAATAATGATTTCCACTTCTCTATGAGTCCTAATAGATTGCAATGAAGTTGACTGATGTGTGCTCTCGCCATCGCATCTTGCTGTCAGTGTTGATTATTGTTGACACCACAGCAGTGATGTTGCACCTTAAGGCAGTTTATTTTCGACGATGGAAAGTGATTTGTTTTTAGGATGTACTCTCCTGGCCGTTACTGACGGACAAGATGAAGCTCACAcacctccacccccccccccccttgcctcCTGTTTCCACCGCGGCTTGTAAACTTCAGAGCATTTTACCGGCAGACATGTTGCTAGGAAACCAGGAGGTGATTAAAatgatgtacacacacacacacacacacacacacacacacacacacacacacacacacacacacacacagcagcagcactgcTTGTCTTGTTAAACGGCTGCTGCTCTCTTTCCATGCACCACGGGAGCTTTTTTGGTTGAGTGTGTTGTGACAAACATCAAAGTGTCGGTCCTTTTCTAAAGTTTACAAATGCTTACTCGAGGAAAAACACTTCTCTACCTGCAGCTACTTTTAATTTGCCACTTAAAACATACTGTTTCTTTTCAATTTAAGGTTGAATGTAAAGTTCTGTTAGGTGGACTTGTGCATAGTAATAAGCTCACTTCTGACACGGGATCTTTAATTGAAAGCATACATAGTGAATCTTTAACTCCAGTAGACGCATGGATAAGCAGTGTCAGAATTTAAATAAAAGATCTACAGCTACTTAATATTGCACTTCAATATAAGCAATTCCCAATTAAGAAAAATAATGGTTAAATGTATTAAAGCAGAACTCATATGTGTCCCACGGGTGGATTTAACGAATAAAACTCCCATAATGCAACTCAATTTGATCTCCAATATCACCAACACTGTGAAAATCTACATCTCTACTTTGCATTTCAGGCTTTCTGTTATAAATTAAAAGTCTCAATACCAATTTAACAACGCTGATCCCATGACACAGAATACATGAAACCCCTTTCTTGACAGGCTGAGTAAGACTTTCAATGATAAGTAAACTGATCTTCACGTGTAAAATATGCAGAACTCTCCATAAAAACGATTAGAAATGTATAGATATATTGTCCCTTATAAACAGTCTGTCTGTCCCCTACAGTTTACACGAGGAAGTGCAGACGTGTTTCAGTGACTCATGGTCTTGGTTTTCACCGATCCCTGTGACCCTGGTTTGTGGCCGGCGCTGgcagcctcctcttcctccgccTTTTCATCATCTTGCCCACTAGGACACCAAATAAACCAGGAGAACTGGTGACTAGTTGCCCTGCACTTGCACTTATGTTGCTAAAAATACTTTCTGCAGCTCACACGAGACTAAACAAGGGAGTACCTGTGAGAATCACCTCATTGTGTTTGAGGGAACCTCCTTTCAAATGGTCCCGATTATGCATATTTTCTGCAGTGTTTAAAGGCAGCAGTCGTTTCGCTTCTCGGGAAGGATCCTGAACACAAGGTGTAGGTTCAGCCCATCTTTTATTTCAGGGTAGATACAAATTCACTAGAGACAAATTATGCACCGCAGATGCCAGAGAGACGTTGTCCAGCAGCCTGTAATGACCAGTCTTGTCAGGAAGTGCTCAAATGTTTTGGGGAAGCTCCTTCAAAGTGTGATTTATAAGCTACCAGTTACTTCCCATTGGAAGACCTCCCTGAAGGTCCCGGGAGAGACATATACCGAGGTTCATTTCTTCAAGTTGCTCTGAAAATTGAGTTTATTCTGCTTTTTAAAAAGGGCGATGAGCTTTCTAGGTTTATCTTAAGATGTTTTAATATTACAAGTGAAGTGTGATATTTTGTATATTTTACATCATGTGTATTTCTGCGTTTATTCCTGATGTTGGGAACAGTCGTTTGCCAACAAAAACCACTAACTAACCTTCTCTCCATTGATAGAAAAGTTTGAGAGGTGTTTTAGATAATATCACTGCTGCTAAATGTCTGTTGATTTTGATTCGATGGTGTTTTGTCTCTCTCTTAGAATTTGAATGGAGCTTCAGTCAGGACCTTTCGGGCATCTTGGTGAAACAGGAGGAGCCGGATGTGGGTCAAAGGTTAGATCCTCAGCCTCACGAAGGCCCGCCCCTCACATTAAGTCCCGCCCCACCACACAGAGGGTCTCCATGGAAACACACGGTTAGCATCCTTCATACCGCGAGATGCTACAAatgatgttgtttttttcatgtTTGTTCAAAAGTtgattattgttgtttttgtgtttctgcAGGAGCCCAGTCAAGACAGCGTGAAGCCCGTCGCCATAAAAGATGAACCCAAAGAGATTGGACAGTACCTCAGCCTGCCCAGcggtacatatatacacacacacacacacacacacacacacacacacacacacacacacacacacacacacacacacacacacacacacacacacacacacatctcaggTAGCCAAGCTGACAATCACCtgcgggaggggggggggtgcaacAGCTTCCCACACACGagtggatacacacacacacacacacacacacacgctcacacacacacacacacacacacacacacacacacacacacacacacacacagacagacagacagacacacacatacagacacacccACATACATACacccacatacatacacacacacacacacacacacacacacacacacacacacacacacacacacagagacagacacatacagacacacccacatacatacacacacacacacacacacacacacacacacgcgcacacacacacacacacacacacacacacacacacacacatacaagcgACAAAGCTTCTGCACAGCTGTGTGTCACATGTGGAGGTGTAGCATTAATACGAGCCACTTGATAAGAGACGTCTGTGTGGGATGAACCTGTGCTTCCTCGCTCTAAGCTCCTAAAGAAGCATCCTCACTCAGGGTCTACTTTAGGGGAATTATGGGATTTAAAAAATCCTCAATGGATGGCTGAGGGTGAGCGATATTAAGGGAGGAGAGAGGGCACAAGATAATATAAGTCAAGAGCATCAAATAAAAAACCTCAGCCTCAAAAAAACACTGAAGGACTTTATTTCCTTAACCTCTCATTCGCAGCTTTTTGTAAGTCTGTAAATCACTAAATGCATTTCCTGTGGATCTACTTTCTGTGTTCATCAATCATTCAGACACATTTTTATTAATGGGGCACCTCAGGCACAAAaactcaaagtgcttcacaaaaaaATACATACACACCAACTTTGTGATTAATAAAGAAACACTTGATACCAAAATAAGTCAATGAACTGAATAAAGCTTTGAGCACTCAGGTCTTCTGACGTCTCATACGCACGTGTTGTTTCATCTATCACAGAATAGGATGATGTTTCAGGATGAGCTCACTAACCCCCCTCCTCTCGTTTCCAGATGACGCTCTACAGCTCCCGCCCACCCCTCCCAGCAGTAACCACGGCGACAGTGACGGTTCCATGCCTCCCtcttccccccccctcaccctgcccccctcctcccctcagCCGACGCAGAGGCCAGGAGGTCGCGCctgttcttcctcctcttcctcatcctcctcttcctccacagccatctcctcctcacctctgctCACCGCACCACATGTGAGTGGAAGAcccttttaaaaatatttttcgtATTGACATTTGGCAGCAAACAATTACACAGCGTTTTTTCAAGACATAGTTATTGTACAGCTTAAGTTTTGTGTGTCCGGAATGCCTTAGTAAAAAAACAGTAAACAATACGAACATTAGGGAATGATCAGGACTTATAAAATCTGGCCTATGAGGTGGAAGACCCTTTTTTTGAATGATTATCCCACACTTAATGCACCAATTTCTATAAAAACGGTGCTATAAAGTGCTGACAAAATAGGGCCTATTCAATAACATCCAAGACAGGGTTTATTTAAACATAGAAAGTTGGTAATTGTTGTAAATATGTTGATGATTTGCTTTGTTTAATGCAGAAGCTGCAGGGCTCAGGGCCGCTCCTGCTGACAGAAGAAGAGAAGAGGACCCTGGTGGCAGAGGGTTACCCCGTACCCAACAAACTCCCTCTCACTAAGAGTGAAGAGAAGGCACTGAAGAGGGTCCGACGGAAGATCAAAAACAAGGTACACTTACAAACCAGAAAAAAACAAGGCTGAGAAAGCAGGATTCCAAGTATTTACCACACGTGTGTTTTTGAGTGCCTTACACTGAGAAAGGCGGGTAAAATAGAAACATTACACTACATGTAatttgacgcttttatccaaagcgactgtgggcaatccccacaggagcaatttggggtgaagtgtctcagggacacaacgacatgctgactgcagtgggactcgaacttgctatcccctgattcgaagtccatcataccatccactgagccacaatcTCCGAGAAACCACGAGACAAACTTCTGTGACGTAACTCTGTGCATTTTGCTGATTTGTCTCCGTTCTTCTACGCAGATCTCAGCTCAGGAGAGTCGGAGGAAGAAGAAAGAATATGTGGAATGCCTGGAGAAAAAGTAAGGCTCGGAAAAAGTTATCTGTCCCCACGTTTCCACTCCTTTTCCACTCATTTTCGTTCAACTTCTGTGATTTTTTTTCTCACTAAAGCCCCTTTGAATTATATTAAAGCCACCCTATTATAGTGCTTCAAAGGCCACAACTATTGAGAAAAGCCAAGCCTTGATTTCCCCAACGTTTAGCATTCCCTATGCAAAGAACAAATTGATGTTCTCTTATTGCAAGGCTCAGGAAATCATCACTTACCCTTAGACGTCagtgtacacttatttattgtaTCAGTGCCAATCGTGGAATAATTGTCGTGCTTCTGAGTCACTCCCGCTTTTCAATCCATGCCGTCCAAACGTTGCGAATGCTTGAACAGCCAATGTttcaacaatgatgaaaaacctTTTTCTTCCACTTCTCCTGCTGTCTAACAAATGTAGTTGCATAGTTAGCGGTGCATTTGGACAGTGAGGCTTCCCCTGAATCTAACCACAGATATTTTTATACGTAATTGTGTGCTCTTTATATGCTGGCACacaaaaacaataaatatgaGTTACAAAAGATACAAAATGTCACTAAGAAAATAGAGAAAGAAAGGggtttaagattggctttactAACGTCAGGAAACTCGTGGCTCGGTGTCGCTTCAGGTTCAAATGTCCAGATGACATGCAGACCGTACTTCAacatcaaaaataattaaaagctCATTCCCCTCTTCTGTTATGTTATTCTGGCTGTAACTCGTTATGGCAGGACTCCATTAACCTGCCGAGCACATGGGGAGACTTGAAGAGAGGTGAAAATGTGGACTTTTATAGCAAGAATCACCCAAAGAGGTTCATACAGATGGTCAAAAATTACATTTCTCCTCACCAGAGAAGTAAGAGGAGAGTGTGTAAAACATATCTCTTTGTGTTTCTCCTCTGGACGTGAGGATTATAGTCGGATCACTCGCAGAGAAACAGCAGGACGACTCGCTGAAAGGGAGAGCGAATGAATGAGCTGCATTCAGAAATAAGAAAAGATCAGGAGGATTATTGGTAACATAACACGAGATTAACGAGGTGTTCGGGTGATATTTAATCGGATTAGAAGGAGATGTCGGAAGGAGAAAGAAGACCTGTCATCCTGCAGCAACAGAGAAACCATGGCACAACATTTACCAATAAATAGATGGCAATCTGATCACAGCAAACAATTGTGGACACGCTTTGACGATGTGTGTTTTCCGAAAAGATGAAAATGTCAAATAGACGCTGACAAGAATCTGTGTTCTTCTGTGTGTCAGGGTGGACAGCTACACGTCAGAAAACAGCGATCTGTGGAGAAAAGTAGAAAACCTGGAGACCGCcaacaggtgagacacacacacacacacacacacacacacacacactggctgaCATTAGTGTGTAGTTGCCATTGTGTCTCTCAGCAGACTCCAACACACTAATAATAACACAGACCAGACATGTTTAGTAATGCTGTTTGGAGACATCATATGCAAATAGAAACACGTTTGTTAAGAATGAGAAAAAAGAGAACTGCATTAGAGATCTTGTTCTGAGAAATtgcatagtacctgtactacgtaatgacaataagttgaatgtTCAATAGATAACACATGTAGAAGGAAGATAACGAGTTTCAGTTTCTAAGTCTGAATGCATCAGGTAGTCACATGACTACGCAGAGAAAGCAGCACAAGTAGTGTAAAAAATAAGTGTACCACCACAAAAACAGCCTAATTTCTCTCAAAGAAGCGGGCTGTTCTTTGGAGAAATACTGATCGATGAAGCAGGAAAGGCTTGAGTTAGATTCA is from Pseudochaenichthys georgianus chromosome 2, fPseGeo1.2, whole genome shotgun sequence and encodes:
- the creb3l1 gene encoding cyclic AMP-responsive element-binding protein 3-like protein 1, which encodes MMESILDSLAAEKLYPSGGSNLLDLEELSDGDFLTNVPFSGDQMDDFSSELFSSFFDDHLLERPIVSDRPSPISMDMDDSSPEFEWSFSQDLSGILVKQEEPDVGQRLDPQPHEGPPLTLSPAPPHRGSPWKHTEPSQDSVKPVAIKDEPKEIGQYLSLPSDDALQLPPTPPSSNHGDSDGSMPPSSPPLTLPPSSPQPTQRPGGRACSSSSSSSSSSSTAISSSPLLTAPHKLQGSGPLLLTEEEKRTLVAEGYPVPNKLPLTKSEEKALKRVRRKIKNKISAQESRRKKKEYVECLEKKVDSYTSENSDLWRKVENLETANRSLLQQLQKLQSLVTGKVLPRSCKIATTQTGTCLMMVAVCFVLVLGSFSPCFSPLSFLTHTSSSLSSSSSSSSSHPSSSPPLPSADLYTTSQVRSRSLLFYDEGSPLEESLSPSEAESHVQTSRYTAEANQTTGPKTDSRETKPEFI